The following are encoded together in the Ovis canadensis isolate MfBH-ARS-UI-01 breed Bighorn chromosome 2, ARS-UI_OviCan_v2, whole genome shotgun sequence genome:
- the POLR3D gene encoding DNA-directed RNA polymerase III subunit RPC4 isoform X1 yields the protein MSEGNAAGEPSAPGGPRPLLSGARGLIGRRPAPPLTPGRLPSIRSRDLTLGGVKKKTFTPNIISRKIKEEPKEEVTIKKEKRERDRDRQREGHGRGRGRPEVIQSHSIFEQGPAEMMKKKGNWDKTVDMSDVGPSHIINIKKEKRETDEETKQILRMLEKDDFIDDPGLRNDIRNMPVQLPLAHSGWLFKEEDEEADVKARLAGPEEEDVEVDMPAVKVKEEPRDEDEETKMKAPLSAARRIPGLPKDVSVAELLRELSLTQEEELLFLQLPDSLPGQPPTQDIKPVKTEVQSEDGQMVVIKQEKDRVCSSEARLAENTCTLADLTEGQVGKLLIRKSGKVQLLLGKVTLDVTMGTTCSFLQELVSVGLGDSRTGDMTVLGHIKHKLVCSPNFESLLDHKHR from the exons ATGTCGGAAGGAAACGCCGCGGGCGAGCCCAGCGCTCCGGGAGGGCCCCGACCCCTCCTTTCTGGGGCGCGGGGGCTTATTGGGCGAAGGCCGGCACCTCCCCTCACCCCGGGCCGCCTTCCCTCCATCCGCTCCAGGGACCTTACCCTCGGGGGAGTCAAGAAG AAAACCTTCACCCCAAATATCATCAGTCGGAAGATCAAGGAAGA GCCCAAGGAAGAAGTAACCATCAAGAAAGAGAAGCGTGAAAGGGACAGAGATCGACAGCGAGAGGGCCATGGACGGGGCCGGGGGCGCCCAGAAGTGATCCAGTCCCACTCCATCTTCGAGCAGGGCCCCGCCGAAATGATGAAGAAAAAGG GGAACTGGGATAAGACCGTGGATATGTCAGACGTGGGGCCCTCTCACATCATCAACatcaaaaaggagaagagggagacagatgaagaaacaaaacagatcCTGCGCATGCTGGAGAAGGATGAT TTCATCGATGACCCTGGGCTTAGGAATGATATTCGAAATATGCCTGTGCAACTGCCGCTGGCTCACTCGGGCTGGCTTTTTAAGGAAGAGGATGAGGAAGCAGATGTGAAAGCACGGCTGGCTGGCCCCGAGGAAGAGGATGTAGAGGTGGACATGCCTGCTGTGAAAG TAAAAGAGGAGCCCCGAGATGAGGATGAGGAGACCAAGATGAAGGCTCCTCTCAGTGCAGCCAGGAGGATCCCGGGCCTCCCGAAGGATGTGTCTGTGGCGGAGCTGCTCAGGGAGCTGAGCCTCACGCAGGAGGAAGAGCTGCTGTTCCTGCAGCTGCCAGACTCACTCCCCGGCCAGCCACCCACTCAGGACATCAAGCCTGTCAAGACGGAGGTGCAGAGCGAGGATGGGCAGATGGTGGTTATAAAGCAAGAGAAAGACCGGGTATGCTCATCA GAAGCCAGGCTGGCAGAGAACACTTGTACCCTGGCTGACCTGACGGAGGGACAGGTCGGCAAGCTGCTCATCCGCAAGTCGGGGAAGGTGCAGCTCCTCCTCGGCAAGGTGACTCTGGACGTGACGATGGGGACCACTTGCTCTTTCCTGCAG GAGCTGGTTTCTGTGGGCCTTGGAGACAGCAGGACAGGCGACATGACAGTCCTGGGACACATAAAGCACAAACTCGTCTGTTCTCCCAACTTCGAATCCCTGCTGGATCACAAACACCGGTAA
- the POLR3D gene encoding DNA-directed RNA polymerase III subunit RPC4 isoform X2 → MSEGNAAGEPSAPGGPRPLLSGARGLIGRRPAPPLTPGRLPSIRSRDLTLGGVKKKTFTPNIISRKIKEEPKEEVTIKKEKRERDRDRQREGHGRGRGRPEVIQSHSIFEQGPAEMMKKKGNWDKTVDMSDVGPSHIINIKKEKRETDEETKQILRMLEKDDFIDDPGLRNDIRNMPVQLPLAHSGWLFKEEDEEADVKARLAGPEEEDVEVDMPAVKVKEEPRDEDEETKMKAPLSAARRIPGLPKDVSVAELLRELSLTQEEELLFLQLPDSLPGQPPTQDIKPVKTEVQSEDGQMVVIKQEKDREARLAENTCTLADLTEGQVGKLLIRKSGKVQLLLGKVTLDVTMGTTCSFLQELVSVGLGDSRTGDMTVLGHIKHKLVCSPNFESLLDHKHR, encoded by the exons ATGTCGGAAGGAAACGCCGCGGGCGAGCCCAGCGCTCCGGGAGGGCCCCGACCCCTCCTTTCTGGGGCGCGGGGGCTTATTGGGCGAAGGCCGGCACCTCCCCTCACCCCGGGCCGCCTTCCCTCCATCCGCTCCAGGGACCTTACCCTCGGGGGAGTCAAGAAG AAAACCTTCACCCCAAATATCATCAGTCGGAAGATCAAGGAAGA GCCCAAGGAAGAAGTAACCATCAAGAAAGAGAAGCGTGAAAGGGACAGAGATCGACAGCGAGAGGGCCATGGACGGGGCCGGGGGCGCCCAGAAGTGATCCAGTCCCACTCCATCTTCGAGCAGGGCCCCGCCGAAATGATGAAGAAAAAGG GGAACTGGGATAAGACCGTGGATATGTCAGACGTGGGGCCCTCTCACATCATCAACatcaaaaaggagaagagggagacagatgaagaaacaaaacagatcCTGCGCATGCTGGAGAAGGATGAT TTCATCGATGACCCTGGGCTTAGGAATGATATTCGAAATATGCCTGTGCAACTGCCGCTGGCTCACTCGGGCTGGCTTTTTAAGGAAGAGGATGAGGAAGCAGATGTGAAAGCACGGCTGGCTGGCCCCGAGGAAGAGGATGTAGAGGTGGACATGCCTGCTGTGAAAG TAAAAGAGGAGCCCCGAGATGAGGATGAGGAGACCAAGATGAAGGCTCCTCTCAGTGCAGCCAGGAGGATCCCGGGCCTCCCGAAGGATGTGTCTGTGGCGGAGCTGCTCAGGGAGCTGAGCCTCACGCAGGAGGAAGAGCTGCTGTTCCTGCAGCTGCCAGACTCACTCCCCGGCCAGCCACCCACTCAGGACATCAAGCCTGTCAAGACGGAGGTGCAGAGCGAGGATGGGCAGATGGTGGTTATAAAGCAAGAGAAAGACCGG GAAGCCAGGCTGGCAGAGAACACTTGTACCCTGGCTGACCTGACGGAGGGACAGGTCGGCAAGCTGCTCATCCGCAAGTCGGGGAAGGTGCAGCTCCTCCTCGGCAAGGTGACTCTGGACGTGACGATGGGGACCACTTGCTCTTTCCTGCAG GAGCTGGTTTCTGTGGGCCTTGGAGACAGCAGGACAGGCGACATGACAGTCCTGGGACACATAAAGCACAAACTCGTCTGTTCTCCCAACTTCGAATCCCTGCTGGATCACAAACACCGGTAA